One genomic window of Polyangium aurulentum includes the following:
- a CDS encoding bifunctional serine/threonine-protein kinase/ABC transporter substrate-binding protein: MATSNSSVVERAERRIGATLRDKYRIERVLGVGGMAIVYLAVHRNGHRVAVKMLHPELAVHADHRERFVREGYVANSIEHPSTVRVIDDDISEDNCPFLVMELLEGETLEARLTRVGSKVPCRQVLAIGHDLCDALAAAHEVGIIHRDIKPENVFITADGTLKILDYGIARVAQHVGQPGMHTTGSLVGTPAFMPPEQALGRREEIDARTDLWAVGATLFTLLTGRVVHEAKTAEEIMVLAATRKARPLADTAPDTPPEICKVVDRALAFAPADRFQTAAEMRDAIAEVYRELYGEPLLAPSERGPAHRIAPTPVLRRTTSSPRFPAVTPRPGAVFVEETTDSGDRGKRPSLLPMPLAGARSGAPPEPSIRPAAPPRSAPRTGLILGVCTLIAVATAAVVLFATGPADNTQASAPSPSPTPAAPPRACETNADCVSKSAGKPALCRKADGACVALETDECRVLADKGDVANDETVWIGAMYPERDKSSPYGVDAMRAVDLARRDFIEITGGLPPARPGGKPRPLGIVACDDTEATTRVADHLVGAVGVPAILGFARSKEVLDLASSHFLPKGVLALASNTAAMLSSIPHPPGEPRLVWRVTTSADMSDKPSAVLISDVLAPELRRTPGLLKTDEPIRVAIARVNNASGVSHAERLLSMLHLDATGAAPSAEQVRQFMVDDVFGREARQNFDEIADAVSAFAPHVIVEAGADPGFFLAVERRWPQARTFRPRYVVGTALMEKPFLDLVAERPEARKRLLGVEISTTNPSLAKFVVRYNELFPTKTTAFEATTAPYDAFYLLAYAAIAVGDAPLTGKSLARALTTRLLPPGEPIDVGPAGIYPALKALASGKSVDLRGAQTSLDFDPETGDATADFAVYCVDPTRKAPVESGLLFDAKTGKFRGTLRCP, from the coding sequence ATGGCGACGTCCAACTCGTCGGTCGTGGAGCGGGCCGAGCGTCGCATCGGCGCGACACTCCGCGACAAATACCGCATCGAGCGCGTCCTCGGCGTCGGCGGCATGGCCATCGTCTACCTCGCCGTTCACAGGAACGGCCATCGCGTCGCGGTCAAGATGCTCCACCCCGAGCTCGCCGTGCACGCCGATCACCGCGAGCGCTTCGTCCGCGAAGGCTACGTCGCCAACTCCATCGAGCACCCGAGCACCGTTCGCGTCATCGACGACGACATCTCCGAGGACAACTGCCCCTTCCTCGTCATGGAGCTTCTCGAGGGCGAGACCCTCGAGGCGCGCCTCACGCGCGTCGGCAGCAAGGTCCCCTGCCGACAGGTCCTCGCCATCGGTCACGACCTGTGCGACGCCCTCGCCGCCGCGCACGAGGTCGGCATCATCCATCGGGACATCAAGCCCGAGAACGTCTTCATCACCGCCGACGGCACCCTCAAGATCCTCGACTACGGCATCGCCCGCGTCGCGCAGCACGTCGGGCAGCCGGGCATGCACACGACGGGATCGCTCGTCGGAACCCCGGCGTTCATGCCGCCCGAGCAAGCCCTCGGCAGGCGCGAGGAGATCGACGCGCGCACCGACCTCTGGGCCGTCGGCGCGACACTCTTCACCCTGCTCACCGGCCGCGTCGTGCACGAGGCGAAGACGGCCGAGGAGATCATGGTCCTCGCCGCCACCCGCAAGGCGCGCCCCCTCGCCGACACGGCGCCCGACACGCCGCCCGAGATCTGCAAGGTCGTCGATCGCGCCCTCGCCTTCGCGCCGGCCGACAGATTCCAGACCGCGGCCGAGATGCGCGACGCGATCGCCGAGGTGTACCGCGAGCTCTACGGCGAGCCGCTCCTCGCCCCGAGCGAGCGCGGACCCGCCCACAGGATCGCGCCCACGCCCGTCCTGCGACGCACGACCTCGAGCCCGCGCTTCCCCGCCGTCACGCCCCGCCCTGGCGCCGTGTTCGTCGAGGAAACCACCGACTCCGGCGACCGCGGAAAGCGGCCCTCGCTGCTGCCCATGCCCCTCGCCGGCGCGCGATCCGGGGCGCCCCCCGAGCCCTCGATTCGGCCTGCGGCGCCGCCTCGATCCGCGCCACGCACGGGCCTGATCCTCGGCGTCTGCACGCTCATCGCCGTCGCCACGGCGGCCGTCGTCCTGTTCGCGACGGGCCCGGCAGACAACACGCAGGCGAGCGCCCCGTCGCCTTCGCCCACGCCCGCCGCGCCCCCGAGGGCGTGCGAGACGAACGCCGATTGCGTCTCCAAGAGCGCGGGCAAACCTGCTCTCTGCCGCAAGGCCGATGGCGCCTGCGTCGCGCTCGAGACCGACGAGTGCCGCGTCCTCGCCGACAAGGGCGACGTCGCGAACGACGAGACCGTGTGGATCGGCGCGATGTACCCCGAGCGGGACAAGAGCTCGCCTTACGGGGTCGACGCGATGAGGGCCGTCGATCTCGCGCGCCGCGACTTCATCGAGATCACGGGCGGCCTGCCCCCGGCGCGCCCCGGCGGCAAGCCTCGGCCCCTCGGGATCGTCGCCTGCGACGACACCGAGGCCACGACCCGCGTCGCCGATCACCTGGTGGGCGCGGTCGGCGTGCCCGCGATCCTCGGCTTCGCGCGCAGCAAGGAGGTGCTCGATCTCGCCTCGTCGCACTTCTTGCCGAAGGGCGTGCTCGCGCTCGCCTCGAACACCGCCGCCATGCTCTCGAGCATCCCCCACCCGCCCGGCGAGCCCCGCCTCGTCTGGCGCGTGACCACGAGCGCGGACATGTCGGACAAACCCTCGGCCGTCCTGATCTCCGACGTCCTCGCGCCCGAGCTGCGCCGCACGCCGGGGCTGCTCAAGACCGACGAGCCCATCCGCGTCGCGATCGCCCGCGTCAACAACGCCTCGGGCGTCAGCCACGCCGAGCGCCTCCTGTCGATGCTGCACCTCGACGCGACGGGCGCGGCGCCGAGCGCCGAGCAGGTGCGGCAGTTCATGGTCGACGACGTCTTCGGCCGCGAGGCGCGCCAGAACTTCGACGAGATCGCCGACGCGGTGAGCGCCTTCGCGCCGCACGTCATCGTCGAGGCGGGCGCGGATCCGGGCTTCTTCCTCGCGGTCGAGCGGCGCTGGCCGCAAGCGCGCACCTTCCGGCCCCGCTACGTGGTGGGCACGGCGCTCATGGAAAAGCCCTTCCTCGACCTCGTCGCCGAGCGGCCCGAGGCGCGCAAGCGGCTGCTCGGCGTGGAGATCTCGACCACCAACCCGTCTCTCGCCAAGTTCGTGGTCCGCTACAACGAGCTGTTCCCCACGAAGACCACGGCCTTCGAGGCCACCACGGCGCCCTACGACGCCTTCTACCTCCTCGCCTACGCCGCCATCGCCGTCGGTGACGCGCCCCTCACGGGCAAATCGCTCGCCCGCGCGCTCACGACGCGGCTCTTGCCCCCCGGCGAGCCGATCGACGTGGGCCCGGCCGGCATCTACCCGGCGCTCAAGGCGCTCGCGAGCGGCAAGAGCGTCGACCTGCGCGGCGCCCAGACCTCGCTCGACTTCGACCCGGAGACCGGCGACGCGACGGCCGATTTCGCGGTCTACTGCGTCGACCCGACCCGCAAGGCGCCCGTCGAGTCCGGGCTGCTCTTCGACGCGAAGACGGGCAAATTCAGGGGCACGCTCCGCTGTCCTTGA
- a CDS encoding Coq4 family protein: MQSLDSLIGTIPTDRLNAGLVWLQRLVRNPSNPDVALSYLRSFDSDLHVELVRKLKSDPEGRRLLQERPRLDARSLRVDELARQPSGTLGHALARYFREQHVQPFVSRAPIQDDVDYVANRLRETHDLWHVLTGYGTYPTGEVELQAFSYGNLGNLSSLVFLSYVPGVDTSKGIESLPGWLGDAYRRGRACRPLMGVHWEDHWGTPLAELREELCKPVRNEPRYDRTTP, translated from the coding sequence ATGCAGTCCCTTGATTCCCTCATTGGCACCATTCCGACCGACCGTCTCAATGCTGGCCTCGTCTGGCTTCAAAGGCTCGTCCGGAATCCATCCAACCCCGACGTGGCGCTCTCCTATCTACGGAGCTTCGACAGCGATCTCCACGTCGAGCTCGTACGGAAGCTGAAGAGCGACCCCGAGGGGCGCCGTCTCCTCCAGGAGCGGCCGAGGCTCGACGCCCGGTCGCTGCGCGTGGACGAGCTTGCGCGCCAGCCATCGGGCACCCTGGGGCATGCGCTCGCGCGCTACTTTCGCGAGCAGCACGTCCAGCCGTTCGTCAGCCGGGCGCCGATTCAGGACGACGTCGATTACGTCGCGAACCGCCTCCGCGAGACGCATGATCTCTGGCACGTGCTGACCGGCTACGGGACGTATCCGACCGGCGAGGTCGAGCTTCAAGCGTTCTCCTACGGCAACCTCGGGAATCTCTCGTCGCTCGTCTTCCTCTCGTACGTGCCCGGCGTCGACACCAGCAAAGGCATCGAGAGCCTGCCCGGGTGGCTCGGAGACGCCTACCGGCGCGGCCGGGCGTGCCGGCCGCTCATGGGTGTCCATTGGGAAGACCACTGGGGAACGCCGCTGGCCGAGCTGCGCGAGGAGCTCTGCAAACCCGTCCGAAACGAGCCCCGATACGACCGGACGACTCCGTGA
- a CDS encoding protein phosphatase 2C domain-containing protein, translated as MVDLTTGAFTIESTVGACNPRGNWPLGDGAGAGEGVLVAADGLGGHGTGWLGARLAVRVLVERFARPGTEVRFVGAAEADATQSARSVGGLYEECAASLKGPLAPPRDLAAVLSEIDRVMAARVPGGMVAGCIAATLEGARVHGVQAGIGRALLLRAGAHRFESLVVEHYMHLVADRMTKYRDLDPAQIPPNIIVNGLGDLATSEVGIDRFEVDLGAGDLLLLCSERFEKPEEEVAAIVREAVDDGAPLDDLARTLESRAAAMLDPAEPYRAREVAFAIAFARRRAG; from the coding sequence ATGGTCGACCTCACGACGGGCGCTTTCACGATCGAATCGACCGTGGGCGCGTGCAATCCGCGCGGCAACTGGCCGCTCGGTGACGGGGCCGGAGCTGGAGAAGGGGTGCTCGTCGCCGCGGACGGGCTGGGAGGGCACGGCACGGGGTGGCTCGGCGCGCGCCTGGCCGTGCGTGTGCTCGTCGAGCGATTCGCGCGCCCCGGCACGGAGGTCCGATTCGTGGGCGCCGCCGAGGCCGACGCGACGCAATCGGCTCGATCGGTCGGGGGCTTGTACGAGGAATGTGCGGCGAGCCTGAAGGGTCCGCTGGCGCCCCCCCGTGATCTCGCCGCCGTGCTCTCGGAGATCGACCGGGTCATGGCCGCTCGCGTCCCCGGCGGCATGGTCGCCGGGTGCATCGCGGCCACCCTGGAAGGCGCTCGTGTTCATGGCGTGCAAGCGGGGATCGGGCGCGCGCTCTTGCTCCGCGCGGGCGCCCACCGGTTCGAGAGTCTCGTGGTCGAGCATTACATGCACCTCGTCGCGGACCGCATGACGAAATACCGCGACCTCGACCCGGCGCAGATCCCCCCCAACATCATCGTCAATGGCCTCGGGGATCTCGCGACCAGCGAGGTCGGGATCGATCGATTCGAGGTGGATCTCGGCGCGGGCGATCTGCTCCTCCTGTGCTCCGAGCGGTTCGAGAAGCCCGAAGAAGAGGTCGCCGCAATCGTGAGAGAGGCCGTGGACGACGGAGCTCCGCTCGATGATCTCGCGCGCACGCTCGAATCCCGCGCGGCCGCCATGCTCGACCCCGCCGAGCCGTATCGCGCCCGGGAGGTGGCCTTCGCGATTGCGTTTGCGCGACGGCGCGCGGGATGA
- a CDS encoding FAD-dependent monooxygenase — protein MTEHAVVIAGGGPTGLMLAGELALAGVDVAIVERRASQELVGSRAGGLHARTIEVLDQRGIADRFLSQGQLHKVVHFHIPLDISDFPTRHNYVLGLWQNHIERILAGWVDELGVPIHREREVTGFAQDDTGVDVALSDGRSLRAQYLVGCDGGRSLIRKAAGIAFPGWDPTMSWLIAEAQMAEEPAWGFRTDALGSHGIGKVEEGGAQVRVVLTEAQVEHAGEPTLRDVSEALVAVYGTDFGIHSPTWISRFTDMTRQAAAYRDRRVLLAGDAAHVHPPVGGQGLNIGVQDAVNLGWKLAQVVKGTSPASLLDTYHAERHPVGARALRNTMASVAIRRTDDRTKALGDYLSEILRMDEPRKRLAAEMSGLGVHYDLGEGHPLLGRRMPDLDLVTADGPLRVFSLLHRARPVLLNLGEPGGFDITPWADRVRWIDAKYSGPWELPAIGAVTAPAAVLIRPDGHVAWVGDLAQPGLADALTTWFGSPAAG, from the coding sequence ATGACCGAGCATGCCGTGGTGATCGCAGGAGGAGGTCCGACAGGGCTGATGCTGGCTGGCGAGCTTGCGTTGGCGGGCGTCGACGTTGCCATCGTCGAGCGGCGCGCCAGCCAGGAGCTCGTCGGCTCGCGCGCGGGCGGTTTGCACGCACGCACCATCGAGGTCCTCGATCAGCGTGGAATCGCCGACCGGTTCCTCTCGCAGGGACAGCTCCACAAGGTCGTGCACTTCCACATCCCTCTGGACATCAGCGACTTTCCCACCCGGCACAACTACGTGCTCGGGCTGTGGCAAAATCACATCGAGCGCATCCTGGCCGGCTGGGTCGACGAGCTGGGGGTGCCGATCCATCGCGAACGCGAGGTGACGGGCTTCGCGCAGGACGACACCGGCGTCGACGTCGCGCTGTCCGACGGCCGGTCGCTGCGGGCGCAATACCTCGTCGGCTGCGACGGCGGGCGCAGTTTGATCCGGAAGGCGGCCGGCATCGCGTTCCCCGGGTGGGATCCGACGATGAGCTGGCTGATCGCCGAGGCCCAGATGGCCGAGGAGCCGGCCTGGGGCTTCCGCACGGACGCCCTTGGCAGCCATGGCATCGGCAAGGTGGAGGAAGGGGGGGCGCAGGTGCGTGTCGTGCTGACCGAGGCGCAGGTCGAGCACGCCGGCGAGCCGACCCTGCGCGACGTCAGCGAGGCGCTCGTCGCCGTCTACGGGACCGATTTCGGGATCCACAGTCCCACCTGGATCTCGCGATTCACCGACATGACGCGGCAGGCCGCGGCCTACCGCGACAGACGGGTCCTGCTGGCCGGCGACGCTGCGCACGTGCATCCGCCCGTGGGCGGACAGGGCCTCAACATCGGTGTGCAGGACGCGGTGAATCTCGGATGGAAGCTGGCCCAGGTCGTCAAGGGGACATCGCCAGCGAGCCTCCTCGATACCTATCACGCCGAGCGGCACCCGGTCGGTGCCCGCGCATTGCGCAACACGATGGCGAGTGTCGCGATTCGTCGTACGGACGACCGCACGAAGGCCCTGGGCGACTACCTTTCAGAGATCCTCCGCATGGACGAGCCGCGCAAACGGCTGGCCGCGGAGATGTCTGGTCTGGGCGTTCATTACGACCTCGGCGAGGGACACCCTCTGCTCGGGCGCCGTATGCCGGACCTCGACCTGGTCACCGCCGACGGCCCGCTGCGGGTCTTCTCCCTGCTGCACCGTGCCCGGCCGGTGCTCCTCAACCTCGGCGAGCCCGGCGGCTTCGACATCACTCCATGGGCGGATCGCGTTCGATGGATCGACGCCAAGTATTCGGGTCCGTGGGAGCTTCCGGCCATCGGGGCGGTGACGGCTCCCGCCGCCGTGTTGATCCGGCCCGACGGCCATGTGGCCTGGGTGGGAGACCTGGCCCAGCCGGGGCTCGCTGACGCGCTGACCACCTGGTTCGGATCGCCTGCGGCGGGCTAG
- a CDS encoding STAS domain-containing protein produces MSSADPQIEIDGVSFTWNRARGLFFVNGMPAAALLIESTLAGLMRGVQQMVGLERFQVAIQAAGRESIEGEWDAFVSRAPTVREGLEITGQLTPLGGLGRWEIVDFDEATKTARFRVHDGWEELYQRALGVSWGSSFVAGKFAGFCTRAFGTYCTAEQTASAARGDAYDEFAVSPSPRTLEERLAELVREEKATSADLSAALGQLRSEMDERRRVEEELVRKLEVIQQKEEEIRSLSTPILRIWRGVLALPVIGRVDGVRASQMMENLLSAIVDTGATFTILDLTGVGAVDHEAVDHMLRLVRAASLLGTRCLISGVSPRMAQIVVELGLNLSELVTFGTLEAALQYAIDRTAPSRRS; encoded by the coding sequence ATGAGCAGCGCAGATCCCCAGATTGAAATCGACGGCGTGAGCTTCACCTGGAACAGGGCGCGGGGCCTGTTCTTCGTCAATGGCATGCCGGCCGCCGCGCTGCTCATCGAGAGCACGCTGGCCGGCCTCATGCGCGGCGTGCAGCAGATGGTCGGCCTCGAGCGCTTCCAGGTGGCCATCCAGGCGGCAGGGCGCGAGAGCATCGAGGGCGAGTGGGACGCGTTCGTCTCGCGCGCGCCCACCGTGCGCGAAGGGCTCGAGATCACCGGCCAGCTCACGCCGCTCGGGGGGCTCGGGCGCTGGGAGATCGTCGACTTCGACGAGGCGACGAAGACCGCGCGCTTCCGCGTCCACGACGGCTGGGAAGAGCTCTATCAGCGCGCGCTCGGCGTCTCGTGGGGATCGAGCTTCGTCGCAGGCAAGTTCGCCGGGTTCTGCACGCGCGCCTTCGGCACCTACTGCACGGCGGAGCAGACCGCCAGCGCGGCGCGCGGCGACGCCTACGACGAGTTCGCGGTGAGCCCCTCCCCGCGCACGCTCGAGGAGCGGCTCGCCGAGCTCGTCCGCGAGGAGAAGGCCACCTCCGCCGATCTCTCGGCCGCGCTCGGGCAGCTTCGATCCGAGATGGACGAGCGCCGCCGCGTGGAAGAGGAGCTCGTGCGCAAGCTCGAGGTCATCCAGCAAAAGGAGGAGGAGATCCGCTCGCTCTCCACGCCCATTCTGCGCATCTGGCGCGGCGTGCTCGCGCTGCCCGTGATCGGGCGGGTGGACGGCGTGCGCGCCTCGCAGATGATGGAGAACCTCCTCTCGGCCATCGTGGACACGGGCGCGACGTTCACCATTCTCGATCTCACCGGCGTCGGCGCCGTGGATCACGAGGCGGTCGATCACATGCTGCGGCTCGTGCGCGCGGCCTCGCTGCTCGGCACGCGTTGCCTCATCTCGGGGGTCTCGCCCCGGATGGCCCAGATCGTGGTCGAGCTCGGGCTGAACCTCTCCGAGCTCGTCACGTTCGGCACGCTGGAGGCGGCGCTGCAATACGCCATCGACAGGACCGCCCCCAGCCGTCGCAGCTAG
- a CDS encoding B12-binding domain-containing radical SAM protein has product MKVRIVVDYVPRYRRGHQWHFVPPVTGIHLAAITPPEHEVEVIHEQVRPVPVDTTPDVVALSFFSGFARRAYQLADRYRALGVRVVAGGPHVSYWTEEALEHVDVVVTGEAESVWPEVLRDIERGTPRRVYRGEAVPLAGLPTPRYDLLEDRFLVPRVLQATRGCPFTCSFCTVPDLNPGFRVRPVDEVVRDIATTRFPRFWQDKVAWFWDDNLLVQRRWAKDLLRAMSGLDRWWLTQASIDIVKDRELLDLMERSGCIGIFLGIESLDEADLRSVDKRQNRVREYRDAIERLHDRGICVMAGFISGFDDQTPEAIVATADRLNAVGVDVPFLSVLTPFRGTPLYDEYLRDGRILEDRDWDHYTGYGVAFRPARMTPDELLAAHRRLWNRAFSPALVTDRLARGARQLSRGGMMLSAAMNGFYGLKQLTGNEPARAPIEGEGRIAHPDPMQAPLRLSQIGVRRAERESASRHEKAPSAARTAVA; this is encoded by the coding sequence ATGAAGGTGAGAATCGTCGTCGATTACGTGCCCCGCTACCGCCGCGGTCATCAATGGCACTTCGTCCCGCCGGTGACGGGGATCCACCTCGCGGCCATCACGCCGCCCGAGCACGAGGTGGAGGTCATTCACGAGCAGGTGCGTCCCGTCCCCGTCGATACCACGCCGGACGTCGTCGCCCTCTCGTTCTTCTCGGGGTTCGCTCGCCGCGCTTATCAGCTCGCCGATCGCTACCGTGCGCTCGGCGTGCGCGTGGTCGCAGGCGGGCCGCACGTCTCGTACTGGACCGAAGAGGCCCTGGAGCACGTCGATGTCGTGGTGACCGGAGAGGCCGAATCGGTGTGGCCCGAGGTGCTGCGCGACATCGAGCGTGGGACGCCGCGCCGCGTCTATCGCGGGGAGGCGGTGCCGCTCGCCGGATTGCCGACGCCCCGTTACGATCTGCTCGAGGATCGCTTCCTCGTCCCGCGCGTCCTGCAGGCCACGCGGGGATGCCCGTTCACGTGCAGCTTCTGCACCGTGCCCGACCTGAACCCGGGCTTCCGCGTGCGTCCGGTGGACGAGGTCGTGCGCGACATCGCGACCACGCGTTTCCCTCGCTTCTGGCAGGACAAGGTGGCCTGGTTCTGGGATGACAACCTCCTCGTCCAGCGCCGCTGGGCCAAGGATCTGCTGCGCGCGATGAGCGGCCTCGATCGGTGGTGGCTGACGCAGGCGTCGATCGACATCGTCAAGGACCGGGAGCTGCTCGACCTGATGGAGCGATCCGGATGCATTGGCATCTTCCTGGGCATCGAGAGCCTCGACGAGGCGGATCTGCGCAGCGTCGACAAACGCCAGAACCGGGTGCGCGAGTATCGCGACGCGATCGAGCGCCTCCACGACCGTGGAATCTGCGTGATGGCCGGCTTCATCTCGGGCTTCGACGATCAAACGCCGGAGGCGATCGTCGCGACGGCCGATCGCCTCAACGCCGTGGGCGTGGACGTGCCCTTCTTGAGCGTGCTGACGCCGTTCCGCGGCACGCCGCTCTACGACGAGTACCTGCGCGACGGCCGGATTCTCGAGGATCGCGACTGGGACCATTACACCGGCTACGGCGTGGCCTTCCGGCCCGCGAGGATGACCCCGGACGAGCTGCTCGCGGCGCACCGGCGGCTCTGGAACCGCGCCTTCTCGCCGGCGCTGGTGACGGACCGGCTCGCGCGCGGAGCCCGGCAATTGAGCCGCGGCGGGATGATGCTGTCGGCCGCGATGAACGGGTTTTACGGGCTCAAGCAGCTCACGGGCAACGAGCCGGCAAGGGCGCCGATCGAGGGAGAGGGGCGGATCGCGCACCCCGATCCGATGCAGGCGCCGTTGCGGCTGTCGCAAATTGGCGTGCGGCGCGCCGAAAGGGAGAGCGCCTCGCGGCATGAAAAGGCGCCATCCGCGGCGCGAACAGCGGTTGCGTAG
- a CDS encoding sensor histidine kinase: protein MTASAAGRPEPVDEPLALATLRALAAPRRLVPILVVIVPLLVAQAWSGGSGTLAVGVALCASFTLLAPVSWRAIAADRPTLLRVLAYAALGAIVVLGIGGVIPRWLRLPPSLLTAPWNLVCSLALYWVGGWGLGRDIDLEMRLVAQRERAERLAREAERAQLLALRAHLDPHFLFNTLNAIAEWCRVDGAVAEQAVLRLASMLRAILAGVRAEWWPLEQEITLVHTLFELFHLRDPSRFTVVTEIEPGLSSKSVPPLVLLLLAENAMKHGPGAGHEGEVRLAIRGAEGALRVTLSNPGAYVGPRPGSDGLPTVERRLALAYDGRARLTIRGEGDRTRVDLELPEVTS from the coding sequence ATGACGGCGAGCGCGGCCGGGAGACCAGAGCCGGTGGACGAGCCCCTCGCTCTCGCCACCCTCCGCGCCCTCGCCGCGCCTCGCCGCCTCGTGCCGATCCTCGTGGTGATCGTCCCGCTCCTCGTCGCGCAGGCGTGGTCGGGCGGCTCGGGCACGCTCGCCGTCGGCGTCGCGCTCTGCGCCTCGTTCACGCTGCTCGCGCCCGTCTCGTGGCGCGCGATCGCCGCCGATCGCCCCACGCTGCTGCGCGTCCTCGCCTATGCGGCGCTCGGCGCGATCGTGGTCCTCGGCATCGGGGGCGTGATCCCCCGCTGGCTCCGCCTGCCGCCGAGCCTGCTCACCGCCCCGTGGAACCTCGTCTGCTCGCTCGCGCTCTACTGGGTCGGCGGCTGGGGGCTCGGCCGGGACATCGATCTCGAGATGCGGCTCGTCGCCCAGCGGGAGCGCGCCGAGAGGCTGGCACGCGAGGCGGAGCGCGCGCAGCTCCTCGCGCTCCGTGCGCACCTCGATCCCCATTTCCTCTTCAACACGCTCAACGCCATTGCCGAGTGGTGCCGCGTCGACGGCGCGGTCGCCGAGCAGGCCGTGCTGCGCCTCGCGTCGATGCTGCGCGCGATCCTCGCCGGCGTGCGCGCCGAGTGGTGGCCGCTCGAGCAGGAGATCACGCTCGTGCATACGCTCTTCGAGCTGTTCCACCTGCGCGATCCGTCACGGTTCACGGTGGTCACGGAGATCGAGCCGGGCCTGTCGTCGAAGTCGGTGCCGCCGCTCGTGCTCCTGCTGCTCGCGGAGAACGCAATGAAGCACGGCCCTGGCGCCGGGCACGAGGGCGAGGTGCGGCTCGCGATCCGAGGCGCGGAGGGTGCGCTCCGCGTCACGCTGTCGAACCCGGGCGCGTACGTGGGCCCGAGGCCGGGCAGCGACGGGCTGCCCACCGTGGAGCGCCGGCTCGCGCTGGCCTATGACGGGCGCGCGCGCCTCACGATCCGCGGTGAAGGCGACCGCACGCGGGTCGATCTCGAGCTGCCGGAGGTGACCTCGTGA
- a CDS encoding LytR/AlgR family response regulator transcription factor, which yields MKALRVLVADDEKLARARLFRLLGAIEGVVVAGECDRGDAVRAAVQRGEIDVILLDIEMPGLTGLEALRLLPEPRPYVIFCTAHAEYAVSAFEVGAVDYLLKPVEAGRLQVALDRARRFVGAAKPDAPRAVARRLAIETREGVLLLDPAEIAFAELDGALVTIVAGGRRVITDLSLAALEERLPADTFVRVHRRALLNLEHVSLLEPTPSGGYLARTKDGQSVEVSRQAARELRRALGIARGAGGDEA from the coding sequence GTGAAGGCATTGCGGGTGCTCGTCGCCGACGACGAGAAGCTCGCGCGGGCGCGTCTATTTCGGCTGCTCGGCGCGATCGAGGGCGTGGTGGTCGCGGGCGAATGCGATCGCGGCGACGCCGTGCGCGCGGCCGTGCAGCGAGGCGAGATCGACGTGATCCTGCTCGATATCGAGATGCCCGGCCTCACCGGGCTCGAGGCGCTCCGATTGCTGCCCGAGCCGCGGCCTTACGTGATTTTCTGCACCGCGCACGCCGAGTATGCCGTCAGCGCGTTCGAGGTGGGCGCGGTCGATTATCTACTCAAGCCCGTCGAGGCCGGGCGCCTGCAAGTCGCGCTCGATCGCGCTCGCCGCTTCGTCGGCGCCGCGAAGCCGGACGCCCCTCGCGCCGTCGCGCGGCGGCTCGCGATCGAGACCCGCGAGGGCGTGCTGCTGCTCGATCCCGCCGAGATCGCCTTTGCCGAGCTCGATGGCGCGCTCGTCACGATCGTGGCCGGCGGGCGGCGCGTGATCACCGATCTGTCGCTTGCCGCGCTCGAGGAGCGCCTGCCCGCGGACACCTTCGTCCGCGTCCACCGCCGCGCGCTACTGAACCTCGAGCACGTGAGCCTGCTCGAGCCCACGCCGTCGGGCGGCTATCTCGCGCGCACGAAGGACGGCCAATCCGTCGAGGTCTCTCGCCAGGCGGCGAGGGAGCTGCGCCGCGCGCTCGGGATCGCACGCGGCGCAGGTGGCGACGAGGCCTGA